Within Capra hircus breed San Clemente chromosome 7, ASM170441v1, whole genome shotgun sequence, the genomic segment TGGCCCACCTTCTTATCCACCATGTGGGTAAGATCTAGAGGCTGAAAAGGGGCCCTTTCTGGCCATACCTCAGTTTCCCCCAGAGGACTGGCTGCCTtgccctctctcttccttccaagTGCCTGGCCCTGTGTCTGGTTGCATGCAGAGCTGTGACTGCGACACTGTGGCGAGGAGGCggcctggggaggggggcggttCTAGTTTGGCAGTTCATGCACCGCATGTGCAAGGCCAGGGTCCCTGAGACCCCCGAAGGGTACCCCAGGTGGAGAGATTCGCACTCGTGTAGCGACCGTGGTGCGTGTGGCGATGGTGCTGCTGGGCGTGGCAGGGGGGCTGTGTGCTCAGCCAGGTGCCCAGAGTGCCCTGTCACGGGCTGGGGCGCAGACAGCGGCCCACCCAGTCTCTGGGGGTAGGAAGGGACAGAAGGAAGCAGGTGGGAGGATTTAGGACCTGAGACTGAGTTGGGCGAGAGAGCTCTGCAGCTGAACTTAAACACTCCACAGAGGCCTTGAGTTCACCCCACAGCCTCTGCATTCCCTGCAGGTTTCCCTGTGTAAGGGGGAACTCCCTGTATGAGTTGCGTATGAAGCCCTTCACCCCCACATCCGAGCCATCCACGGGTCCTGGTGGCTGTGCACCCAAACACATCCTGGAGTGTCCCTCCACTGCGCCCCCGGTCTGGTGCCTCTTTTGCGCCCCGACCCCGCCTCCACTCCCGCCCATAGAAGCCCCAGGGATGGAGGCTTGCACAAACTTGGATCTTATCATGTCTCTCCCCTGGAAACTGCAACTCCGCAGCCCCAACTTCACTGGGGATGAAGGTGATGAGGACTGGGAAGATCGGAGGACAAACCCCAGGCTGGATCTGGACATGAATGGTGTTATACATGTGGCTGTTGAAGCAAGAGCTCTCATTTCACAAGGAGGGTCTGTCAGTTTatactttttccctctcttcctacCCCTTAGAAGATTCTGAAGCCTGCACACACGTTGCCTCTGTATCCACGTCCAGGTCTGTGTGCACTGGTGGTGGAATGCCAGACTGAATTTCACTGGGAGAGGCCCGCTGTGGGGTGCTAGGCAACAGGGtcggggtcttttttttttttttttttttttggttgagccagtcttcattgcagcatgtgagatctagttgcctgaccagggatctaaccactggaccaccaaggaagtcccagaacaAGGGTCTTGAAATTATTGGTCAAGTTGACTCACTTGTCCCCGGCCAGGCTAGACCAATCAGCTTTGGCCCTTGCTAGAATGATGGTGGGATGAAAAGTCGTGAAAGTgttcatcgctcagtcatgtccagctctttgtgaccctgtggacttcagcccatcaggctcctctgtccacagaattctccaggcaagaatactggagtgggtagccgttcccttctccaggggatcttcctaacccaggaatcaaatccgaatctcctgcattgcaggcagattctttaccatctgagccacaatatGGGATAGGGGCACACAAATCTTACAAATGCTGATACCAACACtgtatgtttttcatatttttttggtCTGAATCAGTGATCTCTACTAAGCAAACCCTTTGAGAATTGTCAGAGCCATTTCTCAGCTTGGGGCAGTACAGAGGGTTTCTTGGAGGAGGGGACATGGAGCTGGGCCTTAAAGGGTAGGAAACAGTCTAAAAAGGAACTCAGTTGGGGGTTGCAGGAGGCAGCCCAGGAGGAAAGGTCAGTACAGCCTTAGCGTGGAACAAGTATTTCTAGAGACCTCAGGGCAGGGGACAGAGTGGGTGGAGGCAGCTGAGGAGCTCAGGAAGGTCAGGGGTCAGGTCTGTTCTAAAGATCCCACTGAGACCGCTGGGGAGTAGCTGGAGAGGAGGAGCAGATGCAGCTCCCTCTGGCTCCCCCTGGACCCCCAAGTCGGCCCTCACACGGGACAGGCCAAAGTGGAAGGAGTTTGGCCATATCCCAAAGTGGGTGGATAAATGCCTGGCCCCCTTCTCCATCTGCCGTAATGAAACTGTTTAGTCAAGAGATCGAGACATGCCCATTTAAAGACGGGCAGTGTAGCGGCCACTCCAGCGAGCCCATAACCCAGCATTCACTCACAGATCCCGACTGCTCCTTGCTGCAAGGAACTGTGACCGAGCCTGAGCCCTTGACCCAACACTCCCAGGAGATGGAGGGTAAATAGCCCAGCCCGCTGCTCCTGGGGTGGAATCACTCTAAGTGCGTACTCTGCACAGGGCCCCCAGTGGGCTGTGCACCCACTGCCAGGGGGTCACCTGCTCGTTGGCGCCCCTACAGGGCTTTTCCCCTTACTACACCCCTTTCCAAGCCTCACAGGAGGCCTCTTCTCAGCGTCCGATTCCTTCCGGAGTAGGTACCCAAATCAAGACTAGGCAAGACTGAGGCCGCTGGAGAGAGATGGGAAGAGCCAGGCGGGGGTGTGGCTCTGAGCAGCGACAGTTTCGCCCACGGATACCACGTGTGTTTTATTgatggacacacacacaagaaaggggaaaagaatctCCCACCGTGAATCCGAACCCAGCCTCCCCACTCCACGCCCCCATCGCAGAGACAGTGGTAACTGCTGCGTCTTCTCCAAGGACGCAGGGAGGGAGGTTGGGACCCCAAGTGCCCTCGCCTGGCCTGGCGTGAGGGTCAGAACCGGAGCCATTTCCGGGCCGACTACCGGGGCCAGCCGTCGGCAGTAGGCAGCCGGCGCAGAGGGGGTCCGGGTCGCAGGGGCTCTGCTAGGGGTCGGGCCAGGAGCAAAGGGTAAGGGAAGGTTTTTGGAAAGTCGCCGGGGCCCCCGGGAGCCGGGGAGAGGCGCTCGGACTTGATGCTGACTGGAGGGGTGGGTGAGGAGGTGCCGCGGGCCGTGGGGCCATCCTCGCCCAAGCTGCGGCCCCcactgcagagagagagagagaggagcggGGCCGTGAGCTCAGCGAGGAAGCCAGAAAGGTGGCATGGCTTGGGCAAAGATTGGGCAGGGGAACCTTGGGAAAGGAGGGGGTGGCGATCCCTCTTGGGGCCTCCAAAATAGCCGCCCATCCCACCAGACCAGTCGGGAGGGGCTGTGTGCAGAACCTAGAGTGGCCACCAGGGGTCAGCCGTGGCTAGGGGCTTTGAGagactgggggtggggcccaACTGTGAACCCGAACTCGGGGAGTGAGGGACCGGGGAGACAGATGGGGCACTTACCTAGGCTGCGTGGGGGTGGCCGGGGGCCCATCAGCCCTGGAGGGCTGCcagggggccagggtggggggctGCAGCAAgcctgggggtggaggaggatCCCCCAGGCCATACTCTGCGGGGacaagaagaggaaactgaggccctgaccCCAGGGAGCCCCTCCCCAAGCCTGAGCCGCCCTACCCGCCAGTTCGCAGTTCTGGCAGGCGGGGGAGTGCGGAGACACCCTCCCAAAGCCAGGGCGAGTGCATACCTGGGGGGCCggcagggaggaaggggaagcTCCCAAGCGGTGGTCCGGGGGCGGCGGTGGAGCAGGGACTCTGCAGGCCACCATAGAGGCCTCTCTGCGGGGAGACATGGTAAACGGGAGCCTGAGACCAGAAGCCAGGCCGCCCTGGCCCCGCAGCCCTTCCACCCCTTCCCCTCACTCACCGAGCTGCTCAGCGCCCCTCGGGTCCCGGCCAGGCCGCCAGGCAGGTCTGGCCTCCGCCCGTCTGCTGCCAGGTACAGGGGCGGTGGTGTCTTGCTGGCGAGATGGCTCGGCGAGAAGAGAGGGTGCGTCAGGCCTGGGGAGCAGGGGACCCCCAGAGGAGGCAGGCGGCCATGTCATCTGATGAAGTCTGAGGTCCAGAGTGACGCCCACAGCCAACATTTCCCCGCAGCACAGCCCCCTGGAacctccaccccctgcccaggGCCCGTGCCCCATGCTCACCTGGGGGCCCAGCTTTGGGGGCTGCTGGCCGGAAGGGGGATGGGCGGCTCTGGGCAGGCAGGGCCTCCCCAAGTCCAGTGGGTTCACAGGCTGGTGGGGGCAGCGCCCCATATACCATGTCTGGGCTGGGCATAGTGGGGGCTGCAGGCTGCGGGCACAGAGGCCAGGATTGGTTGAGGAACACGGAGATGAGGGCATCGATTCAGCCTAGACAATCCCAGTGAGCTCGAGGGCCAGCTTCCCCTTCTGGAAGCCCTCACTACGCCCCCACTCTGGCCTAAACGCCACGTGGCTGGGGAGCCTGTGTCTGCCTCTGTCACTCCTTGACAGCTAGGCCCAGAGCTGAAACTTCTTACTAAGCAAACGATTGGTCccgaaggggcttcccaggtttaGATacatcaaagaaataaagaaagaaggaacTGTCTGTCTGTTGAACTCTTTGCCATCCTTCAAAGCCCCTATTATAATTCCTActcctccaggaagacttcctccccacccccaccccccaactctaGGAATCCTGGTCTTGAGTCCTTCTCTCAGCCTCAGCCCCAGCCACCTGGGCCTCGGAAGTGAGGGGAGGGCCCATGCAAGGTGGGACAGGGACTCACTTACATAGAGCCGGGGCCGGGGCAAGGCTGGGTCACCCCCATCACCTGCCAGCCTCCGCAGCTTCTCTCCTGGCCCCTCAAGCCCCTCGTCTGGCTCCAGCTCGGGTCCATCAAGGCCCACACCCCTCCGCTTCAGTGTCTGTGGGAAGGGGAGACAGCAGGGTGACCCCCCACATCCCACCCAGCTCTGTGGGCAGGCAGAGTGCAGGCA encodes:
- the MEF2B gene encoding myocyte-specific enhancer factor 2B → MGRKKIQISRILDQRNRQVTFTKRKFGLMKKAYELSVLCDCEIALIIFNSSNRLFQYASTDMDRVLLKYTEYSEPHESRTNTDILETLKRRGVGLDGPELEPDEGLEGPGEKLRRLAGDGGDPALPRPRLYPAAPTMPSPDMVYGALPPPACEPTGLGEALPAQSRPSPFRPAAPKAGPPGLTHPLFSPSHLASKTPPPLYLAADGRRPDLPGGLAGTRGALSSSRGLYGGLQSPCSTAAPGPPLGSFPFLPAGPPEYGLGDPPPPPGLLQPPTLAPWQPSRADGPPATPTQPSGGRSLGEDGPTARGTSSPTPPVSIKSERLSPAPGGPGDFPKTFPYPLLLARPLAEPLRPGPPLRRLPTADGWPR